In the genome of Synchiropus splendidus isolate RoL2022-P1 chromosome 2, RoL_Sspl_1.0, whole genome shotgun sequence, the window TCTCTTCTGTATCATTTACTCTCAGTTTCTGACTGCGTCGTCCGATGACATAGTGGTGGCGTGTGGAGGATTTGTGAAATCTGACGTGGAAATAAACTACTCATTGATCGAGGTGAGTTAGCTTTTTAGCTGTCGAGCTAGCGGCGAGCTTGTTCCGCGAAATACGATTATAAACGGCGGTGTTAGTTTGACAGGAATTAGTAAGGGTTTTACTTACTCAACGGCACTTGTTATAATCGGGTTTTAGCTTACGTCCTCCCCATTAATAATAAGGTTATACGTTGCTAATTTCAAGTCTCAGCTATTGGTGCTTTTTTGAATTGTATGGCAGAGACAGCATCGGGCACAGGGTCGAATGGTGTTTGGAGATAGCACATCATAAACGTTGTGAGTTTTGAAACTCAAGAACAAGGCAGTCATGTAAACCAAGGTTCTTTTATGTCGTATCCAACTTTCTATTACTACATTCTATTATCTGTTAAGGGCCGAATCCTCCCACTTATAGAGCTCTTTTTTGAAGTGCTGTTTCCTTAATCCATATCATAATGGATACTTAAATTATTGTTCATATACACCGGTAAATATTTGGAAAATGTTTGACTTGTTAATTTGTTCTTCTCTTCACAGATCAAATTGTACACAAAGCAAGGATCCTTAAAATATCAGACGGAATGTGCCCCAATCAACGGCTACTTTATGATCCCTCTATATGATAAGGTATGTGTAGTATGTCATGATcatctaaaaaatatatatatatttttttttttaaactactactacttttcTACTGTTCAGGGTGATTTCGTGGTCAAGATTGAACCTCCTGTTGGTTGGAGCTTTGGTAAGAACAAAATGGCGACAGATTCTTGTTGCATCAGACATGAATACCTCattaaatctctttttttttttacatttttcagaaCCCACTAGTGTTGATGTGCACATCGATGGTATCACTGACATCTGTACCAAAGAAAAAGACATCAACTTTGTTTTCACTGGGTTCTCAGTGTCTGGAACGGTAAGTGTCAAATATATATGTGTCAACACTCTTATGTCTGGATGGTTCAAACTCAAACCGGAGAGTGTTTCTCCGAAACAAGCGTAGTTTGTGCAGtctgtgtgtatttatgaaATGATTGAGAAGAACATGTTAAAcctattgtttttattgtaaaaCTATTCATATTTTATGTGATGCAGGTTCTTAGCAAGGGCCACCTTCTTGGGCCAGCGGGAGTTGAGGTCAAACTGAGCCCCAAAGGAACAGGCGATGCAATTCAGAGTGTCTCAACTCACCCTGGGGGAAAGTAAGTTGATGTTACAGTATCGTGTACTGCCTCCTGTAGGTTCTCACTTTCATTTTGCCTTCATTTTACTCAGTTTGTGTCCCCAGCAGCATTGGTTTGTTTTGTACCTGCTtgttatatattgttattacaATGCACACAAATGTTACATGCATTCTTGCCtggattttaatttaattttatgttattatgattattttatttatttattttttattctctgtgtgatgctcttcctgactgcatgccctttgttgcctctattgctgttggaaatgtaaatttcctggagggagtcatcccaaaggggccaataaagtctagtctaagtctatgACCCTCGTGTGCGGCTCCTAAATTATAGTCTTCGAAAAGGAGCTGATTTGTTTGTCAGATGTTTTTGAGTGACCCttttctgaaaatatttgtgttgttttatcCCAACAGATTCACATTCTCCAAAGTCCTTCCTGGTATCTATGACATCATAGCTTCTCATCCTTCCTGGACCCTGGACAAGGtagttatttattgttttctggCATTTTTCTTATCACCTTtactggataaaaaaaaataaagtttaaagtCACGTATCACAATTCTAGCCTGTGCTCAGCAGTCGATTGACTGGATGGTTATAGTACAATGTGATTAATAACTTACTCTTATCGTGTGTTAAAATGATTTATCTGAGGCGCTTATTTGTACGTCCAATTCAATGCAATTTTCCACGTTTTAAATGTATGACCAGTTTCTAAATTCAGAACATCGCTCCTTTGAAATATAAATCCAAACCGAGGCTAAGTTGCTGATCAATAGTTGCAGGACAGTCTTATGCTAAATTTCAAACAAAAGGAAAGAAGGAATGTTCTACCTTATTTCCATGTTGAACGATCATTGTGACCTTCACTGTGCTTTGTATTCACAGAGCAAAACCTCGGTGCATGTATCCAATACTaacgctgcagctgctgaccaACTGCTGATTGGGGGCTATGATGTATACGGGGAAGTCAGCAGTGACGGAGAGCCCATGAAAGAGGTCACCTTCCTGCTGTATTCAGCCTCTGTGAAGAGAGAGGTAATTAAAGTGCGGCCAACGTACCTGGACACAGGATTGAAGTTGCAAACTGCATTTCTAACTTTGCCAATTTGTAAGTCTAAAAAATgtgtggtgctttttttttccccactacaGTTTGTCAGTGGCTGTAACACGTCCCCTGTGGAAGGGGCCGACCCTGGGGACAGTTCCTTACACTACCTGTGCAGCTCACTCTCAGGAGAAGATGGCACCTTTGTCTTTCCCTCACTGGCCAGTGGCGAGTACACTGTTGTATGTTCCCTTTTTCTcccatataaaaaatatttccaaaGGAGAGAAACTGACATGCTTTATTGTCAGGTGCCTTTCTACCGGGGTGAGAGAATCACGTTTGATGTTGCTCCTGCCAAGTTGGATTTCAAGGTGGAGCACAATAGTCTGAACTTGCAGGTAGTGAATCACCCTTTTACCTTCTGTCTGCTATACTGTACACACAGTTGACTTTTCCTCTGTTGACTTTATCCCAAGCCCATCTTTCGGGTCATGGGCTTCTCTGTGACTGGTCGAGTTCTCAACACTGTGGATGGGGAAGGCGTCTCTGATGCCACTGTTTCGATTAACAATCAGATCAAAGGTAATTCAGCCTCCATGACATAAACCTATTCATTTTATAGGATTGAAACTGCTGTTGGTTGCTGTGAAACATATGGCTGTCTTAGCTCTATAACCGAGACATTTCTGAGATGTACATCAACATTTTGCCACTCCATCTTTAATGTCATTGAAAGGTTTTCTTTTGAGCAGCACACATTGATGCCAGTTGGACAAGACTAAAGCCTTCACTATTTCTCCTGTGTGACTCCAGGAAACTACACATTATGAGATTTGGCTTGTTAAGTTGTTAAACCCCATGGTTCTGTAGTACTCTTGTGTAACACATCTCATGCTTGTGTCCTACTCTCCAGTGATCAGCAAAGATGATGGATCCTTTCGCTTGGAGAACATGACGGCAGGTGCCTACACCATCCGCGTCAACAAGGACCTCATGTTCTTTGAGCCAGTCACAGTGAAAATTGCCCCAAACACCCCACAGCTTCCTGACATCATCACAGCAGGGTGACTGGGGcttcttatttttctttcttttctgtgtCTATTTGTCAGTGGAACTGAAGCTGTTCATGTTATTGTTTTCAAACAGGTTCAGTGTGTGTGGACAAATCTCCATCAGCCACCTCCCTGAGGGCATGAAGCAGCAGGGTCGCTACAAAGTGACTCTGACCCACCAGGGAAAGGACAAGAACTCAGGACGCACGATTGAGTCAGACCCACAGGGGGCCTTCTGCTTCCAGACAAAACCTGGGGACTATACTGTGCATGTAAGATTAATAGATCTGAACACTTCTTGAGAATGCAGTGTGAGATTCTGGGTGTGAAGAAGAAACTAATGGACCTGTGTGTCTCTAGGTGTCTCTGCCGGATGTGGACGTGAAAGCTGGACTGGCCTTGCTTCCTGAGACCTTGGACATCTCAGTGGTGGAACGACCCCTGACTGACCTGCTGTTCACACAATTCATGGCTTCTGTTTCCGGGAAAGTCTTCTGCCTCGGTACTTTTTTAAGTTCTAACTCACAAACTCTGAGAAATACGGGTTCAATATTGACATGATTATATTAACACATGAATGTGGCTTTTGACTAACTTGTTCTCTTATTAAATCCTAGCGTCGTGTGATGACCTCTCagttgtgctgcaaccagtgAGTCGCCAGGGAGAGCGGAGGACAGTCAGTCTGTCCAGCAATGGAGACATTCTCAACTTCTCCTTCGACAATGTTCTGCCTGGAAAATACAAAGGTGCTGCCACGTTGTAAAAAATTCAATTGGCAGGTTTTTGAAGATTACGTTTTCAGTGACCTATAATCAATTGCATGGAAATGTTCTCTGGTATTTTGATATTCCACTTCCTTTACATGTGTTGCTTCctgtaaaatattttcatacattTACACTGTATGCTTTGTTGTTTGCAAGCACCGTTTGTTTGCTTGgctttgtatgtttttataaCTTGCTTTTTTTGTCACTAGTGAGCATCTCACACGATGAGTGGTGCTGGAAGCATAAATCCATGGAGGTGGAGGTTGTGGACTCTGATGTTTTGGGATTGGAGTTGAGACAGATTGGCTATATCCTGCGTTGCTCCCTATCACATGCCATCACACTGGTCAGTAACAACCCATGTACAGCCTTGAAGCGAATTTTCGAAGATGTTTGATTCCAAGTTTGGTTTTCATGCAGGAGTTTTTCCAAGATGGCAGCAAACCTGAAAACGTGGGCGTCTACAATCTCTCAAAGGGAGTGAACCGCTTTTGCCTCTCGAAGCCTGGTGAGATGATTTCCATGCTTATAGATGACTGgtttttgtattaaaaaaagaagcagtggTGGGTGCAACATGTCAGGTTTGCATGGATTTAATACAATATTGGTATGAGCTGCTGAATGGCTTGTGCAGGTTTCTACAAAGTCACACCGCGCTCCTGCCACCAGTTTGAACAGGATTTCTACATCTACGACACGTAAGCAGAACAAAAACCTTTCTGTTCAGTGCTTCCTTGTGCACACTCAGTCAAGTGATGTTTTCAATGATGTGTTACAGCTCGGCGCCAAGCATCCTCACTCTCACTGCCGTACGGCATCGCATGACTGGCCTCATCACCACCGATAAAATCATGGACGTCACTGTCACCATTAAGTAAGACACTGGAGTGGAGATACACAACTGTGGTGTGTTTCAGCCCGGAAACATAACCAGAGTGAACTCTTGTGAAGTGAAGTCAGCTTCACCATGATTCTGTGATCATGATGTTTCATGGCTGCAGTGCACTAAAGTAATTTATGTGTGGACAAGCTAAAAATGAATCTCACGACCGGTCAACCACAGACCTATTGAAGTGAATAGGTTGAAGGACGTATACGCTTGAAAAACCACCTGAAATTTGCACACAAAATCATGTATGTAAAGTATTTTCAAGAAGTGTAGCTTTTTAAAGATTAATAGAACAACAATCCAGGATTACTGAAAGGGATGTTTTTGTGGTTAAATATCCCGGCAGTCGTCTCCTTATCTTTTGATGTCGAACAAAGAGTGTTTCCTCCGGTTCAGGTCGTCAATCGAGAGCGAGCCGGCGCTGGTTCTCGGACCTCTACGGAGCCAGGAAGAGCAAAGAAACGAGCAGCAGCTGGCGGAGATCGAACTGCGGCGCAAAGAACGAGAGCGGagagctgctgaagaagatGGCGGCACAAGAGACGACAGCACGCTGGTTTTTGAGAAGCCGGATGAACTGGTTGGGCCCTTTCACTACGAGTTCTCCTACTGGGCCAGGTCAGCTTTTCTCATGTTCATCGTACTTGCTAAACTGAAGTACTGTGGGAGTGGGACAGATCGAGATGCAATGCAAGCACTTGTTAACAGACATAAGCTCTAACTGGTAGACTAATGTGCTGaccgttttattttgttgatataAAGTTAAGTAGTGGCAGGACTGCTGAGTATCATTGCTTATATTTATCTTACCAAACTGCATTGATCTAAAGACTTCTGGAGTCATTACTTCTGAAGTTATTGGATATATTGTTAAATACATAAAACGTATTTGTTTGTTATGTCTGGATAAAAACAAGAGTttagaaaataatgttttgaattgtatcaatatttcacAGCTCTAGTGTCAGTTTTTTGTTACTATTGGATTACAGTGAGATGAAATGTTGTAAATATGTGTTGATTTCtcagagctggagagaagatAACAGTGACTCCGTCCTCCAAAGAGCTCCTGTTCTACCCTCCTGAGGTCGAAGCTACAATAACTGGAGGTCCAGCCGTGAACACTCAGTCGTCCCTGACATGAAGCAGGGTTGTTCTCAACATTTCCGCTCTCTTACTCTCAACAGAGTCATGTCCAGGCCGTGTGGTGGACATCGTGGGTCGCGCCGGTCTCTTTCTCGAGGGCATAGTGTCCCCACAGCTCCAGGGTGTGGAGATCTCCATCTCAGAGAAAGGTGCTGCAGAGACTCTTGTCACAGTGGTCACCAATGAGCAGGGCGCTTACAGGTATGGTTTCTGATTGGCTGTTGCCAGTTTTTGACTGAATTCAATGTAACccctgatcttttttttcctccaaatttCCTAGTGTTGGTCCCCTCCACAGTGACAGGCAGTATGACATCAGTGCCAACAAAGAAGGCTTCGTTCTCAGTCCTGTGGAGGGATCTGAGGGCGACTTTAAGGCATTTGCTTTGGCAGGTGTCACCTTTAAGGTACACAAGACACTGTCTCTttaacttgtgtttgtttgcatcaTCTATGCTCTTAAAAGTTTAATCTTTTTGCTAAACGCAACACACAATTCCTTGATGGTTTTAAGGGACTTAAATTATCCAGTATGCTGTCTGGAAAGAACCTGAAGTTGAGTGCTTTGTTTTAAATCTCATGCCATTTTGGTCTTTAAATTCACCAAGTCCCTTCTGAAATGCTTAACAACTGACGTGCAGCTTTTTCTAAAGCCCTTTGGGAATGGGATTATTTTTCCCTCAGCTTTAAATGGGATTCAGGCCATTAGCGAATGTGTGACTGCAGCACCGCTGCCGCCGTCTGCTGTCACATTTGATTTTTGGATTTCTTTATGGTCACTGTTGTGAGACGTTGTAGTGTAGTGTAGCACCAGGCTGAAGGCCCTGGGTGATTCAGAAGTTGGTGCACTTGGAAGGAATAAAAACACTGTTGACTTGTTATTACCCTGTACTCCACTATACACCTCCTGCTGAGTCTGGtgtagatttgtttttattgcaccGAGGGGGCTCATTTTTCCCCACTTCACCAAAACACAGACTTTCACTGTCAATTGAAAGGCAATGAGGCTCTTTAATGTGATTCAAATTCTACTGTTCTTATATACAAAGGGATTGTAAGTACAATACCTGTACATCAGTGTGATTTTGGAGAATTGTCAAATGATACATTTGGCTGTACAAAAATAAGAGATGGAAAGTGTAATGATCATTTGAGAGTCTTAAAGAAGTATCCAACTTGGATTCATCTTGGATACATCACTTcatacagcaaaaaaaaaaacaaacacaaaaaacagtcAAGTGTATTGTAAACAACAACCATTGACTGTTGTCTGTGATACTATTTCAAGTTGTTATTGAATGTTCTGTATTTCAGCATGTAGATGTTTCTACCCTTTGTCCTCTCTTCCTTCCCAAACAACCGTATCTGTTTTGTCCGATCCTGTGCAGATAAAATCAGAGGATGGTCTCCCCCTGTCTGGCGTGCTGTTGTCTCTAAGTGGTGGCCGCTTTCGCTCCAACCTGCTGACTCAGGACACCGGCCTTCTGACCTTCAATAACCTGGTATGGAAGAGTCTCTCTGTTGCCTCTTTGTTTTTCCCTCACATTAATCACTGCTTTCATtttccagagtcctggtcaGTACTACTTCAAACCAATGATGAAGGAGTTCCGCTTCGACCCGCCGTCTCAGATGATCTCCGTCGAAGAGGGTCAGAATCTGAGCATCGATATTACTGGTATCAAAACAGCATACAGGTAAAGGTTTTTCCTGTCGATGCCACCTTCTCCACCCTGTTGTTTGTACTTGTGTCTGAATGTTCATCTGGTCTCAAGCTGCTACGGAATGGTGCAGTCTCTGAGCGGGGATGCGGAGAGAGATGTGGCTGTGGAGGCGGTGGGTCAGGCGGAGTGTAGCATCTACAGCGAGGACACTGTCACCGATGAAGAAGGCAGATTCCGCCTGCGTGGTTTGCTGGTGAGAATGAGAGAAAGTAGCTGTTAAAGCATAAGTTTTGGACCTGTTGGAATGCAACGAAAGGTGTGTCAAACTTATCGCTGCCCAGAGTGTGATGCGTCCAGTACAACATGGAGGGATGTTTACTTTTTGTGCTGGGTCATTGGCTCGATTAAAAAGTGGTTCGCTGTCTTTGCATCGATCGAAACCCACAGGTTTATTTTTTCACCTCTTTCTCCTTGACAGCCCGGCTGCAAGTATCTGATCCAGCTGCGGGCCGAGGGCAACGACCACATAGAGCGGGCGCTTCCACAGCAAAAAGCTATCGAGGTGTGAACGTGATCTCAGTTGTCTGCCTCTGTTTGAAGAACAGATTATTTCATCGCCTCCTTTCTCTGTATCTGTGAAACATGAGctgctacttcctgttcttGCACTCCTCACTGCCAACAACAAATTAGTCAGAGCTTCACACACACTTGCTAACAATAGTTCTTATCCCTTGATCgtaaggacttttttttttcctccgacTTTATGCATTGCATATTGGATTAAATGAAACGGATGAAAGGTGAATTCCCCCTCAGATCTCCTGCTAATGGATCTCAGTCAGATTTGCTGGCAGGTTCAAGAGGGAATTTGACACCAAACTACTTTCAAGCATTAAAACTTTTGATGACGGGGTTTATTTAAGTTATCTTGATGTCTCAACTCGGCAGCTacatgaaaaaccttttataATTGAGCGGCAGAAATAACTGTGGGAACCGTGTGATTGTGATTTATCAGCTGCTGCATCGCCTGAGACTTTCCTTCTCCCCAAAAAAAGAGCCTTTTCCTTCCATTGTCTGAGTTTCTCTACTATTGTGAAAGAGCACCACCCTAATCTCAGACTTCATCCCCTTTAATCCTTTTATTTCATCATGTGAAGCgttctgggattttttttaatgtttcttcACTCATGACTTTTGACTTGCTTTCTGCTCAGGTGGACCACAGTGACATCGACGGCGTCAACATCATCGCCTTCCGACAAATCAACCAGTTTGACCTCAGCGGGAACGTCGTGACCTCCCCGGAACATCTTCCAACAATTTCGGTACCGATCGCGTCCTCGTGTTCCAGCAATACACATTCAAAACTCTTTCCAATGATGTCATTGACTGATGCTTTCTGACGTCAACTGTCTTCTCTGTATTCAGGTGAAGCTGTACAAGAGTGACAACCTGGACAACCCCATCAACAGCGTTTCACTCGGCCAGTCTCTCTTCTTCCATTTCCCTCCGCTGGACAGAGATGGAGAGGTAGGTGACTCACCAGCCGATTGAAGTCGCACGGACGTGAAGCCACGACCAACCTTATACACAGCCTTCCATAGAGAGTGTGAGCGTCTAAACCACTCCTGCGTTCCTCTGAAGCTCTGTTCCTATTGGGTTAGTTTTTATAGAGCGACTTTGGGGTCCCTGATGTGGTGTCAGTGGTCGATCCTTTCACTCACTGTCTCCTCCTGTGAGTGGGTGCCACACAGCTTCCTGATGTATCACTGACAAACTAAAAGCCCCCTGGTGTAAcctgggacaaaaaaaatctcacggATCACCAAACCATATGGTATCACTGGCCATAGTGAACTGCAGCACAATGTGGTATTGTCTACCACAAGTCATAGCAATTGTTTCAaacattccagatgttgtgttGCACTACATGGGAAGAAGCGTTGTTCTCTCCAGAGGGACTCCtgcagaggaggatggagacgaGGGTAAACAAATCCCAGCCTAGTGATGTAAAGCACAGTCAAGCCTCACCTTTGCAAGAGAGAAAACCGTGTGTCTCAATGTGATAGATGCATTAAAACCTGTGGTAGGTCTAATattcatgcaaacacacacatttatttccaactgcaaaagaaatactagtcatttttttcaacaactGAAATGCTATTGTTGGAACAAACTTGTAGTTTGTTATGTACAGTATTCACTTTGGGTGTCTCGGTTTCACCCCCTCACTGGTCTCAGTCTAAACTCGATCACTGGCACTCAAAGTGTGGCTATTACACTTTGTCTCTTTATGCTTCGGTCCTGCTCTCGACTTTGGTTAGATGGTCTGAACTACAACACTTCATGCTGCATTTGGATTGGATGAAAAATTGCCATCATTTTTACGTAACTCAGCGTCTCTTGGtgcgtttttattttagttttttttgtatACGATCAGCGCTGATGTAATTTGAAGTAATGGCTCATGATGTGGATCAGTTTTGATGGGAGTTTCACCCGCTGgttgttgacacacacacacacacacacacacacacacacacacacacacacacacacacacacacacacacacacacacacacacacacacacacacaggtctcaCGTGGGAGCGCTGTATAAATGTCGTCCTTTTCAAACTCAAACCACATCCGGTCCATGATTCTACCTGactcacaatatttttttctagAGTTTCTTGGTCCACTGCTAATAAAAACATTCTCTTATTTCAGACATGGGTGCCATACTGCACAGCAACACAGTTGACGCTGTTTAAACTGCCCAAGCTTGAAATCAAATGTGTATTCTGATGGTCACTGACAGCATGTGTATTGGTGCTGTGCGCCTGTGTGTCCTAAAGCTCATGTTTCCTGTTCCCACCTGTGGATGGTGTCTGTCATAATAATAGTCACCGAAGCCTGACCATCTCCTTCTGCTCTGCAGAGCTACGTGTTGATGCTCCACTCCTCACTGTCCCGCTCCCAGTACGACTTCACGCTGCCTCAggtctccttcacctcctctggCTACCACAAGCACGTTACCTTGACCTTCAACCCCACAGTAAGGGCACATGTCAAACGCCACAGTGGTTGGATTTGAAGCTCAacattccttgtgtgtgtccTCTCAGCGCAAAGTGCCTGACCAGGATGTGGCCCAGGGTTCTTATGTGGCTCTACCTCTCActctactgctgctgctggcagcgTACAACCATGAAAAGGTTGGAGTGTTGGAGAAGTTTGCTTTTTATTGACCCGTGGGAAAATGGGAAGCTGATCGATGTCGACCGCATGTGGTCCCACAGGTCCTCCCGTTGGTGCTGCAGCTGGTGAGTCGTGTCCAGGGTGTGAGGAGCATGAGTCAAGCCACCGCCGACAACGCCACAGCAGATGAAGCCAAACGTCAGGCGAAGCGACCAAAGGCCAGACGCACCTGAAGAACAGCGACGCCCTGCACTTAAACCGACTTGACCCATTCGGGTTTGAAGGTGCTGACAAACTGTTCGGCCCCACAAGACTAACAATGAGCGATGGACATTTTCTGTGTTGTCCCACGGACACATTGTCATTGTCTGTGTTGAGATGAGCCATTTTTCTACCTTTGTAATTTATCTACTGAAGGTTTTGCTTTGattttggaaagaaaaagtatatttcttttttttgccacaaGTTTAAATATTAAAGTAGAAGTGAGTCTCTAGTTTAGACATTTAAATGCACCCCACATGTTTTAACCACACACAACCATGGTGGAGAATCGGGACATCAGAGCCGCGCGTCTCTGCCTGAGATGATGGTGTGTGAGTCGGACTGATCTGACGCCTTCAGGGAGTGTGGTGAGGTGGAACTGATACCAACTAATTTATTCGTAACAATGAGCTATAGATGTGAATATTGGGattgaatttctgttttttttaataaatcacgGTGAGATTGATTTTATTgaacaacataaataaaatgataatgtgTTACTGCCTTTGCCACAAATCTGTGATTTAATATGCAACATATATGGACTCTAATGCTGAAGTGGGAGAGTATCAGTCACAAGTTTTTCATGTCATAAGAAAAGCCTATAGGGGGCAGTGTAGCACTAAACTTGAATTTTAGTTCCTCAAGTcaaaagaagcagaagcagactTCAATGCATCGGCTTTGAACTGTGGCTACACAATCACGATGATGCTATATGAAGTTTAACATAACTGAAGCCtgaattgctttttgtttttctcctcatgACTGTCAGACCCCTCTTTCTCCAGCCATTCAAACCAGAAATGGATTTTAGCTATTCAAATAAGGCATTCTCCAGAGTGACAAAATTTCCAAAAAAACACGCCACCTAACACAAAGGAACAGTTCGGAGGTGAAGAAAAGGAGGTTCATGTTTATCCACTCTTGGGGTGTTAGAAAATATGGATAGATCCAACTATTATGATGCCTGACCATGCAATATATCAATGTTTTAAGCACGCCAGATCCATTTTTAAAGATAAAATTTATGAATGTTTCTGCTTCTCAGCTGTATGAAGGCATTTTCCCCATGCGATAATGGCTTTTGTCACCACGTGGCATATTGCAATGTCTCGCGATATATcgtcactcctgtatcgggacgTATATCGCATCGCCAAATAccagccaatacacagccctaacTCAAACCCGATCCTGGCCACAGACTGGAGAGGAGATGAAGAGTCTGCaggcctgactccaccaccatcGCTGTATTTATCACAGTGTGAAAAACCCTGAACCTCCATGAGAAAAGTCTCTAGGTCTCAGTAGCTCTGACCAAAATCGCTGTTCCTGATGATGTTTACATTGTAAATTGTGAGCAGAAACGTGTTCCGTATGAATGAATTTTAAAAGGTTGTTTATCGTGCATCTGTGGATGTTGTTTTTGTGAGCCAACAGCAGCCTGATATTAAACTGCTAGACTGCAGCCAGCTCTCCTCACCTCTGGTATTCACTCAGTCTCACAGCAGTAGCCACACTTTTTATGGGATTTTCAGGGAGCCGCGCACCAGGCAGACTCACGAGTCATGGAGGAGCAGTTCCGGAGCCAGAAAGAGAAAGCGCAGACGCGCTTCTGAATTAAATATTCATCAGTAATGAGAGGGAAATGGACGGAGGCCGGAGGGGTGCGTAACCAAATCCACCAGCAGCTCACAGCAGCTGTCAAAACCTGCATGTGTGGTGACAGCACGCAGACTGAGGAGAGGTTTTAGAGGTGTGTCATGTCACCCTGTTATGAAACCAGACTTGCTGTCCACGTTTGAGGATGAGGTGAAGCTGCCCTCGCCGATGTAATAAGAGAGAGTCACGGTGCTTAAAGTTTCACCTCTGACAGATTCATCAGGAGACGGATTCGGTCACCACGTTGAATATCATCCCTGCGGTTTGGAGCGGCGGCGCTGTAACCATGAGGTTCCCGTACACGTCATGTTACACACAGTGTTTTCAAGTAGCCGGAATAGATTCTGTtttaaattacaaaaacaagATGGCCGTTTACTTTCTCCATCTACTGCTTCAGTTTCATTGGTAAGTACAGACTGAGATGTTCCCTGCTCCCTTAAAGCAGAGGAcgggttctactctgagtctcttctGAATGACAGCGTTTTTATTTTCCTGCTCAAG includes:
- the LOC128753474 gene encoding nodal modulator 1-like, translating into MPSLTIRADAGSLWFLFCIIYSQFLTASSDDIVVACGGFVKSDVEINYSLIEIKLYTKQGSLKYQTECAPINGYFMIPLYDKGDFVVKIEPPVGWSFEPTSVDVHIDGITDICTKEKDINFVFTGFSVSGTVLSKGHLLGPAGVEVKLSPKGTGDAIQSVSTHPGGKFTFSKVLPGIYDIIASHPSWTLDKSKTSVHVSNTNAAAADQLLIGGYDVYGEVSSDGEPMKEVTFLLYSASVKREFVSGCNTSPVEGADPGDSSLHYLCSSLSGEDGTFVFPSLASGEYTVVPFYRGERITFDVAPAKLDFKVEHNSLNLQPIFRVMGFSVTGRVLNTVDGEGVSDATVSINNQIKVISKDDGSFRLENMTAGAYTIRVNKDLMFFEPVTVKIAPNTPQLPDIITAGFSVCGQISISHLPEGMKQQGRYKVTLTHQGKDKNSGRTIESDPQGAFCFQTKPGDYTVHVSLPDVDVKAGLALLPETLDISVVERPLTDLLFTQFMASVSGKVFCLASCDDLSVVLQPVSRQGERRTVSLSSNGDILNFSFDNVLPGKYKVSISHDEWCWKHKSMEVEVVDSDVLGLELRQIGYILRCSLSHAITLEFFQDGSKPENVGVYNLSKGVNRFCLSKPGFYKVTPRSCHQFEQDFYIYDTSAPSILTLTAVRHRMTGLITTDKIMDVTVTIKSSIESEPALVLGPLRSQEEQRNEQQLAEIELRRKERERRAAEEDGGTRDDSTLVFEKPDELVGPFHYEFSYWARAGEKITVTPSSKELLFYPPEVEATITGESCPGRVVDIVGRAGLFLEGIVSPQLQGVEISISEKGAAETLVTVVTNEQGAYSVGPLHSDRQYDISANKEGFVLSPVEGSEGDFKAFALAGVTFKIKSEDGLPLSGVLLSLSGGRFRSNLLTQDTGLLTFNNLSPGQYYFKPMMKEFRFDPPSQMISVEEGQNLSIDITGIKTAYSCYGMVQSLSGDAERDVAVEAVGQAECSIYSEDTVTDEEGRFRLRGLLPGCKYLIQLRAEGNDHIERALPQQKAIEVDHSDIDGVNIIAFRQINQFDLSGNVVTSPEHLPTISVKLYKSDNLDNPINSVSLGQSLFFHFPPLDRDGESYVLMLHSSLSRSQYDFTLPQVSFTSSGYHKHVTLTFNPTRKVPDQDVAQGSYVALPLTLLLLLAAYNHEKVLPLVLQLVSRVQGVRSMSQATADNATADEAKRQAKRPKARRT